One Nothobranchius furzeri strain GRZ-AD chromosome 7, NfurGRZ-RIMD1, whole genome shotgun sequence genomic window, TGTTATGGAAAATAAAGTACCTTGAATGATTGTTTCATTTGATAAAATATGAACTGAGGAATGGGTGTTTGCATTGGGCCATGTTCCATATCTGGATAACATTTAAAACCTTGTGTTATTCTGTATTAGAAATAAATCTAGATTAATACCCAGAGTCAACATTTTCCACTGCACATTAATCTTCTTGCCTCCTCAAATAATTACAGAATGAACCTCTTCCTTTATTTGCTGGTTTGGCCTTTGTGCTGGTGATATTTCTAACCGTAAGTTCTGATTGGGTTTTGGACCAATTGCCGGAGGCTGGCCTAGTGGTCAGAGTGTTTGCATGCTGGATCGATAgcctccctgctctcctccactAGCATTAATAAGATCATTGATTAGCTGCCTCCCACTGATTGATCACCCTTTTACACCATCGGCTCAGTCTATTATTAGTTTCCTCATCTGATGAGATGCTTTTGTGCCCAATACATGTGATCAGAGTGCTGCTGGAAGGACTCTCCTCTGGTTTTGTTGCATTTTATTTAATTCTCATTAGTCGTTAGTTGATATTTTTGGGTCAAACACTGTAATGAAACATTTGGACACAACTTTGGATGATGGGTGTTTCATTGCTACTGTGTTGGACGGTGGGGTGGGTCTGGTGAAAAGGCAACCATTCTTATGTATAATATGCATGTAGTAAAGAGGCAGCAGAGAGCAGGGGGAGGGGCAACAATTATTGGTGTTAGTACAGTGCAGTTGTgtatgtgggtgggtggggtgggggggtgatagATGAGAAGTCATCTTGGTTTCATTCCAATAAATGAGCGGCGTTCCACTTGGGCTTCCCTTCACGGGACCAGGCAGCAAGGCTGCGATGGAGACGGATGGGCCTCTCACTGCCGCAGAGGGGGGAGAGGGAGGAATCGAGGGGTGAGGAATAGACCAGGACAAAAGGGAGTGAGGAGCTACAGACCAAGTGAGAAATAGGATTAAGCCATGGATAAAACATGTTGGGGAAAATAGAGCAAAATAGGAAATTGTATGGAAAAGATAATTAGGAAAAAGAGTTGTAGGAAGGGTTTAGCTGAAATGAGAAATGCGTTTGACTCAAATGAAAATGTTTGTTGGTCAGCTGCACCAAAGAGAATAAATGTGGAAATTTGTTGGAGAACATTTGTTACGTGATGGTGAATTCTGGAAAGTGCAACTGTGCCCATCTCATGCTGTCGAGGCGTTATTCAGCCAATTAATCTAAAATTCATTCTGGAAACAGAATATTTTGTGACCAATAAAACTAACAGAATGTTCTTCCAAATCTTGTCTCGTCACACATAACGCACCTGCCACCCTTTCTGGTCATTTTTTCTGCTTTGTTTGGGTgggaatgtcttttttttttaagtgtgtgtgtgtgtgttttgtctcaAGTTGTTCTCTCTAATTATCATATGTTGACAAAGCTCCAACAACTTGTTTTTAAAGTTTTTACTGTGAAGGCTTGTCTAATGTTTCCTTTTTCTCTGGTTTTGTTTGTTTCCCAGACATATCCCTCCAGAGTGGCCCTGGTGCCCAGTATGATACCTCTCATTGGGGAGCCTCTGTACCGGTTAACAGACCCCCCAGTGCCAAAAGCTGGGACAAAGTAATCATTGACGGAAGCGATACAGACATTTGGCCATCCATTAGCTGTAGCAGTGACCGCAGTTGCCTGGCAACATCAGAATGCTCCCTGGGCTCATCCAGCTCTAGTCTAGACACCAGTGCTGTCGTTACTACTGGCAGAAGTGGTTTTCTGAGTATGGCGACAGGTACCACTGGCCAGCAGGCCCACTACAACTCtctcaaaacaaacaacaacatgaTGACAGGACCTGTATCAGCCAACCCTTTAACAGGTAATAGAGGCTGGGGCTCAGATGGGAAACAAGATGGAATGAATGGTGGAAGAGTGGGAACGCCCAATAACTGGGGATCACCTAATTTTAACTTGAACCTTAACCCCAATGCCAACCCATCAGCCTGGCCAGTTCTGGGACATGAAGGTGGTGGGGCTGGTGGTATTGGCTCTAATGGAGTGGCCTCTTCATCCCTTCCACCAGGGTTAAATGGCAATGGAAATGTTAGAAATGGAAATGTAGACAATGGTGGTGGAGGTTGGGTCAGCATGATGGGTGCTAACGAAAATGACCAACAGCGCCCTTCAGCCAACTCAAACCTATCCTTCAAAACGGAGCCTGCTAACCTGAACACTGACGGACCAAACTACACTAAACAACAGCATCAAGCTCAGGAGCCTATGAGCCCCATCCACGGCTTAACCGGCTGGGGAGGTCAATCGCCCACGGAATCATCCCAGCTCAATGGTGACGCAACAGGCAGCTCTGTTTGGGGTTGTGGAGAAACAAAGGCAGCTGAGTCCACCAAGGACTCCAGCTGGGACTCAACTCCCTCTGCAGCCCTTTCTGCCTGGGGCCGCCAAGGGAGTGGTGGCGGGAGTAGTGGAAGTGGCAGCTGGGGTGACTGGGCCAAATCTTCTGGGGTTGGTGATGCATCCAAAAGTTGGGATTCAGTAGATGCTGGTAGTTCTGGCTCAGGTCAAGAGCAGCAAATTAGCTCTTGGGGCAAGCATTCAGGAACAGCCCCAGCTAGTGAGGACAGTGGGGATAGCAGTGAAGGTCGATCCCGTTGCAATGACCGATCCTCCAGCATGGATTTTACCCCAGTACTACCGCGGCAGGACCTAGACCCAAGAGTGCTGAGCAACACAGGTTGGGGACAAACCCCCATCCGACAGCACACTGTGTGGGAGATGGAAGAAGCCATTTCTGATGATGGAAAGAGCAACAGCAGCTCAGACATAATTGGATGCTCAAGCTCTAATGGTGGATCCTCATCACCCAATGAAGGTACTATTAACCCTAACATTGGAGCCAGTCAAAGGCCTGGCTCTGGAGGAAAAAGTGACAGTGATGGATCTTCATCCTCTAGCTGGGGAGCACCACCACCTCAGCCAATTCAAACTGGATCAGGATGGGGCAACCCCTCACCTACTCTTAACAAAGCCTCCAATGGCACACCCAGTAGCTGGGGTGACTCATTATCTTCTAACGGATCTAAAAGTGAAGGCACCCCATTGTGGGGTTCTGAGGAGAAATCCCCCAGCTGGGATGATAGCACAATGAAGAACCACCCTACTAACTGGGGAGAGGGCCCCAAAAACTCTCAAAGTTGGAGCAACAGAAATGGGGGCTCCAGTGTCTCAACCCCTGGGGACTGGGGAGGGTCAGATACCAAGAACACTGAGTCTTCTAGCAGCATGTGGGAAGAGGAAGGGAGTAATGGAGGAAGTGGTGGATGGAAAGAAAGTCCCAGAGGGGGAAATAGGGGAGGAGGTGGATGGGGTAAACCTGCTCCAGCTGTGAGTAGCAGCAACTGGGGGGAGAACTCGCGTAGCAGTGGCCCAGTGCAGGGAGGCTGGGGCTCTTCCAAGCcccaagaaagcagcagcagtggcAGCAGCACTGACAGCATTGGCTCCTGGGGTGGTCCTTGCTCTGTGAAGCAGAGCAGCTCTGGCTGGGGAAATGTAAGCAAACAGGACCCGAGCATGGAACCCACCGGCTGGGAGGAGCCTTCTCCTCCATCCATCCGCAGGAAGATGGAGATTGATGATGGAACATCAACTTGGGGTGATCCCAACGCCTACAAAAAGACCGTCAACATGTGGGATCGTAATAATCCTAATAATAACCCAGGCAACAGCGGACCTCCTCCCAGCAAGAATGGTGGAATGATGATGCCCAACAGTAACAATAATCACCATCACCCTCACCATGTGCATCACCATAGCCATCACAGCCAGCCTCCAAGTCACATGCAGCACCAAGGAAACAACAACGGGTCACCAAACAATGCCGCCTCACATCCAGGTGCTGGACCTCAAGGCAGACTGCCTCTTGCCAACCCAGGTTCGATGCTCGCACTCTTACACACTGTGTAGAATCACATAGACATTGTTGGAAGGATTGACAGCTGTACCAAATAAAAACTAAGCAACAGTTTGTTCAACCAGAATCAGCTTTAGTCAGTCCACAGGAAGCCAAATACCAAATAAATGACATGGTATTAATGCCAGCACTATCCCTTTCTGTTTGTGAATGATACCACTGCACCCATGCGATTTACCATCAGTGATGCACCTCCGTTGTAGCTTCAGGCCTTcagacttatgggctcgacacacgggacgcgacatcgcctctcctccattcattttcagtgaGACATGCGCgataaagcgataatcgcgggtctccctcctaccaagtgaaacgcgaaaaacgtgcgtgtgacattttgcgctcgtgcacgtgtcgtgcacaggcgacccagcgacgcgatcccagaaagttgaaacattttcaacttttcatcgctgttgctcggatgaggaccaatcaacggaggtttcattcactgaccaatgagcggacaggatgctccgtacacctcgtctcgtctcgtcttcctccgcttatccgggtccgggtcgcgggggcagcatcccaactagggagctccaggccgtcctctccccggccttgtccaccagctcctccggcaggaccccaaggcgttcccggaccagattggagatgtaacttctccaacgtgtcctgggtcgacccgggggccttctgccggcaggacatgcccgaaacacctccccagggaggcgtccaggaggcatcctgaccagatgcccaaaccacctcaactggctcctttcgatccggaggagcagcggttctactccgagtccctcccgaatgtccgagctcctcaccctatctctaaggctgagcccggccaccctacggaggaaactcatttcggccgcttgtatccgcgatctcgttctttcggtcattacccaaagctcatgaccataggtgaggattgggacgtagatcgaccggtaaatcgagagcctggctttctggctcagctccctcttccccacgacagatcggctcagcgtccgcatcactgcagacgccgaaccaatccgcctgtcgatctcccgatccctcctaccctcactcgtgaacaagaccccgagatacttaaactcctccacttgaggtaggacctctcccccgacccggaggtggcaagccacccttttccggtcgagaaccatggtctcagatttggaggtgctgatcctcatcccagccgcttcacattcggccgcgaacctacccagcaatagctgaaggtcagagctggatgaagctaggaggaccacatcatccgcaaaaagcagagacgagattctcctgccaccaaactcgacacactccacaccacggctgcgtctagaaattctgtccataaatgtgatgaacagaaccggtgacaaagggcagccctggcggagtccaaccctcactgggaacaggtccgtacacctccgagcaaacatggaggagaagttgattattgttatgttttatagtaaaatcagaagtaagatttcacataactctagcagcaccttgtgaaacatcatatctaccgctttattaactctgaaccgcttaaataaccttaattacctccaacctgacacagccaatcaaaacaacggaagtttcgatttcgccatggaacagaacgcgtagacggctttgccgctgccgcggatcgcctcccgtgtgtcaggttataaaagcgacagcaacaaatttcgctgatcgcggtcgtttatcgccgtgtgtcgagcccggcatttccgtgtcacttcgttgacgctcgaacgctcgggggtttcctagatcagccggcgtttcaccgacgctatcgcttccgcgtctgtgaaaccacgctccctattgaattatcgtatgatcacattctctttttgtgggtaaaactcaagaaaaaacatttttttacttgttttttttttgtttgttttaatacaaaaagtgcattttatgatgaaattgatgaaaaaacaagaatttcttgatattttgcatagaaaaataccgcaaatcagtgaaaaataccgcaaatctgcgaattccccctgaaaaatgctccaaagagaaaatccgcgaagcagcgaatccgcgatgaacgaaccgcgaagtaacgagggattactgtaaacGTAGATGAACAATCATTTAAATATCCCAGATCGTCCTGCACTGTGGTGGTTTATTTCTGGTAACTGCTTTTAGACGTCTTAAAAGTAGAATAATCACTTGTTGGTAGTTGAGAGGGTAGAGAAGGCTGATGGTAAAGATTTGTGATTTTACTTCTGCTTGACCTGACAGGTTGGGGAGAGCTTCCCAGTGTTCAGCCTAAATCGGAGCCTGCTTGGGGAGAGCCAGCAGCTCCAACATCAGCTGTTGACAACGGTACCTCTGCTTGGGGCAAGCCCCCAGGCGGTGTTGGAGGATGGGGCAACGGTGGCCATGAGCCCCCTGGCCCTTTTGTTAGGTCCAGTGGACCTACAGGTCCTCCACCTTGTAAGCCAGGTAACATGACAACAAATTAGCACAAATAATTATTTCTCCTCACCACTAGCTGACACAGATTTCTTTAGATTGTTTTTGATAGTGTTGGTACAACCTGTAACTTCAGGTTTTTGATATAAAGCTTGCATCTAGTCTGTATGAAAACCTGCAAACCACTGACTGTCGTCAGCTGTGTTTCCACAGCTCACGTGCTTAGAAAATAAAACTGGGAGTTTCTTTAGACCTCTACAGTTTGAACCAGCTCTGGAGGTGTTTGTTGATAGTACTTGATTGGAGTATTGCTAGGATTAAAGCAATTCCATGCCTGAGTAGTCGGTGGTTATTTTATTCCTgggttg contains:
- the tnrc6c2 gene encoding trinucleotide repeat-containing gene 6C protein isoform X2, which gives rise to MEERKRKNQEEKTKKDTAQKKAADQKPKDISLQSGPGAQYDTSHWGASVPVNRPPSAKSWDKVIIDGSDTDIWPSISCSSDRSCLATSECSLGSSSSSLDTSAVVTTGRSGFLSMATGTTGQQAHYNSLKTNNNMMTGPVSANPLTGNRGWGSDGKQDGMNGGRVGTPNNWGSPNFNLNLNPNANPSAWPVLGHEGGGAGGIGSNGVASSSLPPGLNGNGNVRNGNVDNGGGGWVSMMGANENDQQRPSANSNLSFKTEPANLNTDGPNYTKQQHQAQEPMSPIHGLTGWGGQSPTESSQLNGDATGSSVWGCGETKAAESTKDSSWDSTPSAALSAWGRQGSGGGSSGSGSWGDWAKSSGVGDASKSWDSVDAGSSGSGQEQQISSWGKHSGTAPASEDSGDSSEGRSRCNDRSSSMDFTPVLPRQDLDPRVLSNTGWGQTPIRQHTVWEMEEAISDDGKSNSSSDIIGCSSSNGGSSSPNEGTINPNIGASQRPGSGGKSDSDGSSSSSWGAPPPQPIQTGSGWGNPSPTLNKASNGTPSSWGDSLSSNGSKSEGTPLWGSEEKSPSWDDSTMKNHPTNWGEGPKNSQSWSNRNGGSSVSTPGDWGGSDTKNTESSSSMWEEEGSNGGSGGWKESPRGGNRGGGGWGKPAPAVSSSNWGENSRSSGPVQGGWGSSKPQESSSSGSSTDSIGSWGGPCSVKQSSSGWGNVSKQDPSMEPTGWEEPSPPSIRRKMEIDDGTSTWGDPNAYKKTVNMWDRNNPNNNPGNSGPPPSKNGGMMMPNSNNNHHHPHHVHHHSHHSQPPSHMQHQGNNNGSPNNAASHPGAGPQGRLPLANPGWGELPSVQPKSEPAWGEPAAPTSAVDNGTSAWGKPPGGVGGWGNGGHEPPGPFVRSSGPTGPPPCKPVPKPMQDGWGSGEDMNMSTSQWDTEDGDVWNSPTSQESSSTCNSWGNGPKKCASKGKIGSKPDEAWIMNRLIKQLTDMGFPRDPAEEALKSNNMNLDQAMTALLEKKTDLDKQSMGISDYSNSMSKTLLGRPSALSKDSLDRTTFLDKDGVLSDDAPPSPFLPSPSLKLPLANSSLPGQGLGQGNPGLAMQNLNNRPILGGMFGSGGAAQTRAMQQQQPPVPPLSSSQPSLRAQVPQFLSPQVQAQLLQFAAKNIGLNPALLTSPINPQQMNLLYQLQQLQMAYQRLQIQQQMMQAQRNVSGPIRQQEQQFARTITNIQQQIQQIQQHQRQLYQALLMKQQQLPSHSSSSSSSAGLHAPGGPAGGPGSGKSTLDPFVGPHQAPGLSDTLHTKEPLSSPNAYSTYPLSGLNPNMNVNGMDVGGLSLKEPPQPQSRLSQWTHTNSMDNLSGNSSNMENNLNKHGAISSAASTLVPPGKPPQLEDSYSPYNLISNSEPPTSPLVPPDSWGQGKSPSEKISNGTNINWPPEFCPGVPWKGLQNIDPENDPNMTPGSVPSGPTINTNIHDVNRYLLRDRNGGKMSDMKSTWSPGPIAQSQASLSHELWKVPQGPRSTTAPSRPPPGLTNTNKSSSTWGGSSLGLSQGWSGSYSSEGTTWSTDSSNRTSSWLVLRNLTPQIDGSTLRTLCMQHGPLITFHLNLTQGNAVVRYSSRDEAAKAQKSLHMCVLGNTTILAEFAGEEDINRFFAQGQSLGANTTSWHANPGTNQNRMGGATQSHSVGQWSSGGGGGGGKTSGNDLLWGGVPQYSSLWGPPTGEDARVIGSPTPINTLLPGDLLSGESM